From one Bacteroidia bacterium genomic stretch:
- a CDS encoding T9SS type A sorting domain-containing protein, with translation MFSFSVKTKAQNLVPNYSFEDTIQCSPNGQFTGYVKNWTGQGGGGGLEYFTSQCSDYYFGVPTNDVGHQNAHTGVSYAGIYTYVDSLYYPTDPNNRDYIQDSLISSLIAGTKYYLTFYVSLTDTMAYACNNMGAYFSDSALVFNNTTNGRVKPYLHPQVINDVVHNPLTDKVNWMKVSGSFVAAGGEQYIVIGNFVDDAHVDTVFVGPKNSLYSLTAYYYIDDVIVSTDSTYSDSLFTGVNEIKPVKANVKVYPNPATNLLNVAVDMQQIKSGSICLYNTTGQRVECEDLSGNITSISTNKLSAGLYYYRITDSYGNLVKADKVVITH, from the coding sequence GTGTTTTCCTTTTCAGTGAAAACAAAAGCGCAAAACCTTGTGCCTAATTACAGTTTTGAAGACACGATACAATGTAGTCCAAATGGTCAATTTACAGGTTATGTGAAGAATTGGACAGGACAAGGGGGCGGGGGGGGACTCGAATATTTTACTTCACAATGCTCAGATTATTACTTTGGAGTTCCTACAAATGATGTTGGACATCAAAATGCACATACTGGAGTGTCGTATGCGGGTATTTATACGTATGTAGATTCCCTATATTATCCCACAGATCCTAATAACAGAGATTATATACAGGATAGCTTAATAAGCTCACTAATAGCTGGAACTAAGTATTATCTTACTTTTTACGTAAGTTTAACAGATACTATGGCATACGCTTGCAATAATATGGGGGCGTATTTTTCTGATTCGGCTTTAGTGTTTAACAATACAACAAATGGAAGGGTAAAACCCTACCTGCATCCGCAGGTAATAAATGATGTTGTACATAACCCTTTGACTGATAAAGTAAACTGGATGAAGGTAAGCGGCAGTTTTGTGGCAGCAGGGGGGGAACAATACATTGTGATTGGTAATTTTGTGGACGATGCTCATGTAGATACCGTTTTTGTCGGTCCAAAAAATTCGTTGTATTCATTAACAGCTTACTATTACATAGATGATGTAATAGTAAGCACGGATAGCACATACTCAGATAGCTTGTTTACAGGAGTAAATGAAATAAAGCCTGTTAAGGCAAATGTAAAAGTATATCCAAACCCAGCAACTAATTTATTGAATGTAGCAGTGGATATGCAACAAATTAAATCAGGTAGTATTTGTTTGTATAACACAACCGGACAAAGAGTAGAATGCGAAGATTTATCTGGTAATATTACAAGCATTTCAACTAATAAATTATCAGCAGGTTTATATTATTATAGAATAACAGATAGCTATGGCAATTTAGTAAAAGCAGATAAGGTTGTTATAACGCACTAA
- a CDS encoding tetratricopeptide repeat protein codes for MSNENEKTGIDIEEAYGRMELFFEEYKNNILLIAGAIVIVVGGFLAWKYYYIPGQEAKAQKDMFVAESYFDKDSTKQAIELFGAVVDQYSSTPSGNLSEYYLGLSYYKQGDYENAIKHLKNFSSNDEMLAPISVGVIGDAEMQLGKTDEAIPYYLKAAEKNKNDFSSPIYLQKAAMAYESQGKYEDALKLYQQIKSDYGKTSQGRDADKYIARVQTLLNK; via the coding sequence ATGAGTAACGAAAACGAAAAAACGGGAATAGATATCGAAGAAGCTTATGGTAGAATGGAGCTTTTCTTTGAAGAGTATAAAAACAATATTTTATTGATTGCCGGTGCGATAGTTATTGTAGTAGGAGGCTTTTTGGCTTGGAAATACTATTACATTCCCGGACAAGAAGCGAAAGCGCAAAAAGATATGTTTGTAGCAGAAAGTTATTTCGATAAAGACTCTACTAAACAAGCCATCGAATTATTCGGAGCTGTGGTAGATCAATACAGTTCAACGCCTTCCGGAAATTTATCAGAGTATTATTTAGGACTTTCATATTACAAACAAGGTGATTATGAAAATGCCATTAAGCATTTGAAAAATTTTAGTTCGAATGATGAAATGTTAGCACCTATTTCCGTTGGTGTTATTGGTGATGCAGAAATGCAACTCGGAAAAACAGACGAAGCGATACCGTATTATTTGAAAGCAGCAGAGAAAAATAAAAACGATTTTTCATCGCCTATTTACTTGCAAAAAGCAGCAATGGCTTACGAATCTCAAGGAAAATACGAGGATGCGTTAAAATTGTATCAACAGATAAAATCGGATTACGGAAAAACGTCGCAAGGCAGAGATGCTGATAAATACATCGCGCGCGTGCAAACGTTACTCAATAAATAA
- the ribH gene encoding 6,7-dimethyl-8-ribityllumazine synthase, translating to MASSLKNLSDQGSISLPLAGKICIGIVVSEWHASITDKLLDGAVKTLLKNKISQKNIFITHVPGAFELALGAQFLAEYHKKADAFICLGCVIQGDTKHFDFICDASAKAISDLNLKYNKPFVFGVLTTNNLQQAVDRSGGKHGNKGDEAAMAALKMIALKKGLLKK from the coding sequence ATGGCATCATCGCTTAAAAACTTATCCGACCAAGGCTCTATTTCTCTTCCTTTAGCAGGAAAAATTTGTATTGGAATTGTGGTGTCTGAATGGCATGCAAGCATTACGGATAAGCTATTGGATGGCGCGGTAAAAACGCTTCTGAAAAATAAAATTTCTCAAAAAAACATTTTCATAACGCATGTTCCAGGAGCTTTTGAGTTAGCACTTGGCGCACAATTTCTTGCTGAATACCATAAAAAAGCAGATGCCTTTATTTGTTTAGGATGTGTAATACAAGGCGATACCAAGCATTTTGATTTTATTTGTGATGCTTCCGCGAAAGCAATTTCCGACTTGAATTTAAAATACAATAAACCGTTTGTTTTTGGGGTACTCACCACCAATAATTTGCAACAAGCCGTAGATAGGAGCGGAGGGAAGCACGGCAACAAAGGCGATGAAGCTGCCATGGCAGCTTTAAAAATGATTGCGCTTAAAAAAGGACTGTTAAAAAAATAA
- a CDS encoding thioesterase family protein has translation MYSSETQVRVRYADTDCMTYVYYGNYAYFYEVGRVEALRSLGLNYKEMEQKGIMLPVFSFSIKYFKPAFFDDLLTIRTMVKKMPQARIVFEYEMYNEKKELLNKGETTLVFMERSTNKPCAAPNWVLEKLQPFL, from the coding sequence ATGTATAGTTCGGAAACTCAAGTAAGAGTACGCTACGCCGATACGGATTGTATGACGTATGTATATTACGGAAATTACGCGTATTTCTACGAAGTTGGGCGTGTAGAAGCTTTGCGCAGCTTGGGTTTGAACTACAAAGAAATGGAACAAAAAGGAATTATGCTTCCAGTTTTCAGCTTCAGCATCAAGTATTTTAAGCCTGCTTTTTTTGATGATTTATTGACCATTCGCACAATGGTAAAAAAAATGCCACAAGCACGCATTGTATTTGAATACGAAATGTACAATGAGAAAAAAGAATTACTCAACAAAGGCGAGACGACCTTGGTTTTTATGGAAAGAAGCACCAACAAACCTTGTGCAGCACCCAATTGGGTATTGGAAAAACTACAGCCTTTTCTGTAA
- a CDS encoding YbjQ family protein yields MDKKNVTTALELEGFKIVKTMGIVRGITVRSRNVFANIGASFQSLVGGNISLYASLCEKAREDAFELMLQHADEMNANAIICMRYDANEIGPGITEVLAYGTAVTVEKK; encoded by the coding sequence ATGGACAAAAAAAATGTTACTACAGCACTTGAATTAGAAGGTTTTAAAATCGTAAAAACAATGGGAATTGTACGCGGTATTACCGTTCGCTCTCGAAATGTATTTGCTAATATTGGTGCCAGTTTCCAATCTTTGGTAGGTGGTAATATTTCGCTTTATGCGAGTTTATGCGAAAAAGCGCGAGAAGATGCCTTCGAATTAATGTTGCAACACGCAGACGAAATGAATGCCAACGCCATTATTTGTATGCGCTACGACGCCAATGAAATTGGTCCAGGAATTACGGAAGTACTTGCATACGGAACAGCAGTTACTGTAGAAAAAAAATAA
- a CDS encoding tetratricopeptide repeat protein yields the protein MNKPLLTSCVIFCLMTSSIFAQSNADVMKGAETKIAASDFAGAISDLTPIISANENTANAYVKKLQAYNALSDYQKALLDPSQVVKVNHDMAIPYYDRGVAYTKLEQKDNAAKDFSMAINIDPAYADAYYERALIKKANKDKDGACIDLRLSAKAGNTKANDLYNDDFCWTSGVKYYKAGLSQFQLHQFPEALADFNLAVALSPDSANFLAKRGQTLMEMNEYDSALVDLSQAKKIDSTNFNVLFIHGKILFKKEKYKDAFNDFSAAIQVNSMSADAYLARAQCCEAMNQVNSALYDYSQVIRLKPQDGTAYFKRASIEDQLDEKPAACADYKKSAALGDDDATDYAAGCK from the coding sequence ATGAATAAACCTCTACTTACTTCCTGCGTTATTTTTTGTTTAATGACAAGTTCTATTTTCGCGCAAAGCAATGCGGATGTGATGAAAGGAGCGGAAACAAAAATTGCTGCTTCTGATTTTGCGGGTGCTATTAGTGATTTAACTCCGATTATTTCTGCCAACGAAAATACCGCAAACGCTTACGTGAAAAAGTTACAAGCCTACAATGCTTTATCTGATTATCAAAAAGCTTTATTGGATCCATCGCAAGTGGTAAAAGTAAATCACGATATGGCAATTCCGTATTACGACAGAGGTGTAGCGTATACTAAATTGGAGCAAAAAGACAATGCGGCGAAAGATTTTTCGATGGCAATAAATATTGATCCTGCTTACGCAGATGCTTATTACGAGCGCGCTTTGATTAAAAAAGCAAACAAAGACAAAGACGGAGCTTGTATCGATTTACGTCTTTCTGCGAAAGCCGGAAATACAAAAGCAAATGATTTATACAACGATGATTTTTGTTGGACTTCTGGAGTAAAATATTACAAAGCTGGACTTTCTCAATTTCAATTGCACCAATTTCCGGAAGCTTTAGCTGATTTTAATTTAGCAGTTGCTTTGAGTCCTGATTCCGCTAATTTCCTCGCAAAAAGAGGTCAGACCTTGATGGAAATGAATGAGTACGACAGCGCATTAGTTGATTTATCGCAAGCAAAAAAAATAGATTCGACTAATTTTAATGTGCTTTTTATACACGGAAAAATTCTTTTCAAAAAAGAAAAATACAAAGATGCTTTTAATGATTTTTCGGCAGCGATTCAAGTCAATTCAATGTCTGCTGATGCTTATTTGGCGCGCGCACAATGCTGCGAAGCTATGAATCAAGTCAATTCTGCTTTGTACGATTACAGTCAAGTAATTCGCTTAAAACCGCAAGACGGAACAGCTTATTTTAAACGCGCTTCTATCGAAGATCAATTGGATGAAAAACCAGCGGCTTGCGCCGATTATAAAAAATCCGCAGCACTCGGAGACGATGATGCGACGGATTACGCAGCAGGTTGTAAATAA
- a CDS encoding Nramp family divalent metal transporter, translating to MHLKNEKSLSEVNGSVDTTLQSGFWKKLFAFAGPAYLISVGYMDPGNWATDIAGGSKYGYLLLWVLLLSNLIALLLQNLSARLGLVSGLDLAQASRQNYPPVVNFFLWILAEIAIAACDLAEVIGMAIGLNLLFGLPMMIGVVITIFDTFILLVLQRYGMRKMEAFIIALIAIIGIAFIVEMFFVHPDGKQILLNFIPSALNKDSLYIAVGIIGATVMPHNLYLHSSLVQTRKIDRSEKGIKAAIKFNIIDTSIALNLAFFVNAAILIMAAAAFYGRGLYNVSEIQDAYKLLTPLLGSKIAPLLFAIALIAAGQSSTLTGTLSGQIVMEGYLNLRIQPWLRRIITRSLAILPAFFTLWLFGDNKISALLVLSQVVLSLQLGFAIIPLIHFVSDKKIMGKFTIKTYLKIMGWACAIFILVLNIQLVYDSILDWMSNPQVKPFIEFIVIPITVISALVLAYVTVKPFFKKSNTDKRMVFLPAEITFSESAAYKTIAITVDFSASDSIAINNAISQGGNKAHYILIHIVETAGALMMYDEIADKETFSDKLFLKKYADELENKGFHVTPVLGYGNPKISIPEIVNKQQADLLVMGAHGHRALKDIIFGTTVESVRHKIKIPVMIVRV from the coding sequence ATGCATTTAAAAAACGAAAAATCTCTTTCTGAAGTAAACGGTAGCGTTGATACAACTCTTCAAAGCGGTTTTTGGAAAAAACTTTTCGCTTTTGCTGGTCCCGCTTACCTCATCAGTGTTGGTTATATGGATCCGGGAAATTGGGCAACCGATATTGCCGGCGGTAGTAAATACGGCTATTTGTTACTTTGGGTATTATTATTATCCAATTTAATTGCACTGTTATTACAAAATTTAAGTGCACGTTTAGGTTTAGTGAGCGGTTTAGATTTAGCGCAAGCATCCCGACAAAATTATCCTCCCGTAGTCAATTTTTTCTTATGGATTTTAGCTGAAATTGCCATTGCCGCTTGCGATTTAGCCGAAGTTATCGGTATGGCAATCGGCTTAAATTTATTATTCGGTTTGCCCATGATGATCGGCGTTGTCATCACCATTTTTGACACTTTTATTTTGTTAGTGCTACAACGTTACGGAATGCGGAAAATGGAAGCGTTTATCATTGCACTTATCGCGATTATTGGTATCGCATTTATTGTAGAAATGTTTTTTGTACATCCGGATGGAAAACAAATTTTACTCAATTTTATTCCTTCTGCTCTCAACAAAGATTCGCTTTACATTGCGGTCGGAATAATAGGTGCCACCGTTATGCCGCACAATCTTTATTTACATTCTTCACTTGTCCAAACACGAAAAATAGATCGCAGCGAAAAGGGAATAAAAGCGGCTATTAAATTTAATATTATTGATACCAGCATCGCACTCAATTTAGCTTTTTTTGTAAACGCAGCCATTCTAATTATGGCGGCTGCCGCATTCTACGGAAGAGGTTTGTACAACGTTAGTGAAATCCAAGATGCGTACAAATTACTCACTCCGCTTCTGGGTTCTAAAATTGCTCCGCTACTTTTTGCCATTGCCTTAATTGCAGCCGGACAAAGCTCCACACTTACCGGAACTTTATCTGGACAAATTGTAATGGAAGGTTATTTGAATTTGCGTATTCAACCTTGGTTACGCCGAATTATCACGCGCTCATTAGCCATTTTACCTGCTTTTTTCACCTTGTGGCTTTTTGGTGATAATAAAATTTCTGCGTTGTTGGTTTTAAGTCAAGTAGTATTGAGTTTGCAATTGGGCTTCGCGATTATTCCACTTATTCATTTTGTAAGCGACAAAAAAATAATGGGAAAATTCACGATAAAAACGTATTTAAAAATTATGGGCTGGGCTTGTGCTATATTTATTCTGGTATTAAATATTCAACTTGTTTACGATTCAATATTGGATTGGATGTCGAACCCACAAGTTAAGCCATTTATCGAATTTATTGTTATTCCGATAACAGTTATTTCCGCTTTAGTATTGGCTTATGTAACCGTTAAACCTTTCTTTAAAAAATCAAATACAGATAAAAGGATGGTCTTTTTACCTGCTGAAATAACATTTTCAGAAAGTGCTGCTTACAAAACAATTGCTATTACGGTTGATTTTTCAGCCAGCGATAGCATTGCCATTAACAATGCCATTTCGCAAGGCGGAAACAAAGCGCATTATATACTCATTCATATTGTTGAAACGGCAGGTGCTTTAATGATGTACGATGAAATTGCCGACAAAGAAACTTTTTCCGACAAGTTATTTTTGAAAAAATATGCGGATGAGTTGGAAAACAAAGGCTTTCATGTAACTCCTGTTTTGGGTTATGGAAATCCGAAAATCAGTATTCCTGAAATCGTTAATAAACAACAAGCCGATTTATTGGTAATGGGCGCACACGGACACCGCGCTTTGAAAGATATTATTTTTGGAACTACCGTTGAAAGCGTACGACACAAAATAAAAATTCCGGTGATGATTGTACGCGTTTAA
- a CDS encoding bifunctional 3,4-dihydroxy-2-butanone-4-phosphate synthase/GTP cyclohydrolase II, producing MQIELNKVEEAIEAIRQGKVIIVVDDKDRENEGDFITAARNVTPEVINFMATHGRGLICAPIAEDRAEQLGLEMMVQKNSSLHETPFTVSIDLLGNGCTTGISASDRSKTIQALINPKTKPEDFGKPGHIFPLKAKNGGVLRRSGHTEATTDISKLAGFEPVGALVEIMNEDGTMARLPELLQIAKKFDLKIISIEDLIAYRLKTESIIEKAVTVKLPTQWGDFNLTAYRQTTNDQEHLALVKGTWKKDEAVLVRVHSSCLTGDIFGSCRCDCGPQLHKAMEMIEKEGKGVVVYMNQEGRGIGLLNKLKAYKLQESGMDTVEANLELGFKMDERDYGVGAQILRDLNISKLRLMTNNPTKRAGLIGYGLEIIENVPMEIKSNIHNKLYLQTKRDKMGHTLKMEE from the coding sequence ATGCAAATAGAACTGAACAAGGTAGAAGAGGCGATTGAAGCGATTCGTCAAGGCAAAGTAATTATTGTGGTGGATGATAAAGACCGCGAAAACGAAGGTGATTTTATTACGGCTGCCAGAAATGTAACGCCCGAAGTAATTAATTTTATGGCAACACATGGTCGCGGATTAATTTGCGCGCCTATTGCGGAGGACAGAGCGGAGCAATTAGGTTTAGAAATGATGGTGCAAAAAAATTCCTCTTTGCACGAAACACCTTTTACGGTTTCCATCGATTTACTTGGAAATGGCTGTACTACTGGAATTTCGGCAAGCGATCGTTCTAAAACCATTCAAGCATTAATTAACCCGAAAACAAAACCAGAAGATTTTGGAAAGCCTGGACATATTTTTCCGCTGAAAGCGAAAAATGGCGGTGTGCTTCGCAGATCTGGTCATACGGAAGCTACAACAGATATTTCAAAATTAGCAGGTTTCGAACCAGTGGGTGCTTTGGTGGAAATTATGAACGAAGACGGCACGATGGCGCGTTTACCTGAGTTATTGCAAATCGCGAAAAAATTTGATTTGAAAATTATTTCCATCGAAGATTTAATTGCGTATCGTTTAAAAACAGAAAGTATAATCGAGAAAGCTGTTACTGTAAAATTACCCACACAATGGGGCGATTTTAATTTAACGGCTTATCGCCAAACAACCAATGATCAAGAGCATTTGGCACTGGTAAAAGGCACTTGGAAAAAAGACGAAGCTGTGTTGGTACGTGTACATTCTTCCTGTTTAACAGGAGATATTTTTGGTTCTTGCCGTTGTGATTGTGGTCCGCAATTGCACAAAGCGATGGAAATGATTGAGAAAGAAGGCAAAGGCGTGGTGGTTTATATGAATCAGGAAGGGCGCGGAATTGGTTTGTTGAACAAACTAAAAGCCTATAAATTACAGGAATCTGGAATGGATACCGTGGAAGCAAATTTAGAACTTGGTTTTAAAATGGACGAACGCGATTACGGTGTGGGCGCACAAATTTTGCGTGATTTAAACATCAGTAAATTGCGTTTAATGACAAATAATCCTACTAAACGCGCGGGTTTAATTGGTTACGGATTGGAAATTATAGAAAACGTTCCGATGGAAATTAAATCGAATATCCACAATAAATTGTACCTCCAAACGAAGCGTGATAAAATGGGACATACCTTAAAAATGGAAGAATAA
- the mqnB gene encoding futalosine hydrolase — protein MKILIVSATQMEVQSLLDKMESVRHSTEKIIFSRYKNHEINFLVTGIGMVATAYFTAKTLCNNYDIAFNVGICGSFSKSLEIGSVINCVQEHFSELGAEDGEHFLSLKDLNLDGNSEIMNESIIKNNILELIPKVCGITVNTTHGEETSIEKVFQRFHPMIESMEGGAFLFACEQEKIPCAQIRAVSNYVERRNKENWNIPLAIKNVNEKMLKILNAF, from the coding sequence ATGAAAATTTTAATAGTTTCTGCAACGCAAATGGAAGTTCAGTCTTTGTTGGACAAAATGGAAAGCGTGCGTCATTCCACCGAAAAAATAATTTTTAGTCGCTATAAAAATCACGAAATAAATTTTCTCGTTACCGGAATTGGAATGGTTGCAACGGCTTATTTTACTGCAAAAACTCTTTGTAATAATTACGATATTGCTTTTAATGTCGGCATTTGTGGAAGTTTTTCGAAGAGTTTAGAAATCGGTTCTGTTATCAATTGCGTTCAAGAACACTTTTCGGAATTAGGAGCTGAAGATGGCGAACATTTTTTATCGCTAAAAGACTTGAATTTAGATGGAAATAGCGAAATCATGAACGAGTCAATTATCAAAAATAATATTTTAGAACTGATTCCGAAAGTGTGCGGAATTACTGTAAACACGACGCACGGAGAAGAAACGAGTATCGAAAAAGTGTTCCAACGTTTTCATCCGATGATTGAAAGTATGGAAGGTGGCGCGTTTTTATTTGCTTGCGAACAGGAAAAAATTCCTTGCGCACAAATTCGTGCTGTAAGTAATTATGTGGAGCGCAGAAACAAAGAAAATTGGAACATTCCGCTTGCGATAAAAAATGTGAATGAAAAAATGTTGAAAATTTTAAATGCGTTTTAA